In the genome of Haliaeetus albicilla chromosome W, bHalAlb1.1, whole genome shotgun sequence, the window acattGGCATGTTATCAATACTGTTTCAgccacaaatgcaaagcacaccaccatatgggctgctatgaagaaagttaactccatcccagccagacccagtacagcCACCAAGACGTGCAGGGAGCTAGAGCAAATGCCCCataaggagaggctgagagaaatgggcttgttcagcttggagacaAAAAGGCTTTGGGGGACCTAGTAGCAGCCTTCCAATACATACAAGGAGATCAacaagaagatggagccaggctcttcacagtGGTGCATAGTGGGAGGATGAGAAACAACAGGCATAAAGCTGAAACAAGAGACGTTCAGACTGGATAtgaggaaaaactttttcactATGAGGACAGTCAAGCAGTGGAACAGGGGCCAAGAGAGGTTGTGGGAGTTCTGTTCTTGGAGTTTTTTCAAGCCCTGACTGCACAAagcctgagcaacctggtctgacctcatAGCTGACCCTGTTTTGAGCAGGAtattggactagagacctcctgaggtcccttccaacccaaatgtTCTGTGAATCTATGATAGTGAAAGACCAAGAAAGCAAGAGCAGTCAGACACAAGTTCCTGGGTTTTCAGTATGCCCCTCCAGGAACACTAGAATCAATGaatgatgaaaattaaaaattgctacttgcaaaaaaaaattttttttttttttaaaactaagtcCTCCCTTACAACCTCTGGCTAGTCAAAAAGTACAGTTAAACATGGTAGGGTTTCAGGTGCAATGTAGCATATGAAAGCAGatagaaaatacagataaaattaattttaagggAAACACTAGAAAGGcaaggaagatggaaaaaataggCAGGATGTCACTAATAAGGCAACACACAAGCAAGATAATTAAGTAGAAAATACTGTATCTTATTGTTGAGGCTCAATGTCATTAGACGCTGATATCAACATGATTATCAAACAAAATGTGCTCTTTCCTACTGCTTTCTATAAGTATGACAAATTTctttaatgctttaaaaataaagatccAGAAATGTGACCACTAAATAAAACCTATAGTGATATTTTAACATACTAAAGGATTTAATCATGCCATTCACCATAGTTCCACATTCTTATTTACCTTGGATGCTCAAGCTGCAAATAAAGTATTGACAGACATTAGGCAGTTTTTCCAAGATGGAGAAGTGTGGTTAGAGGAGATgaagctgtatttctttattaGCGAACTACTGTTTCATATAAAGACACATGTAGGGAGAGTTCCATATTTCCTTTGGTTCGACAATGCACATTTTGGTTTGGTGCTTCAATACTTTGGATTGTTGATCCAGTTAAAATTAGTTACAGCACTGTGAAttaggattttcttttcagtttacCTAAATATAAATCCAAGATCATTCAGAAGGCTAACCTGTCTATCGTATAGCAAAAGTTCCTCAAAATTGGTCAATAATATCACACAGGATATATTTGCTATACAGAACAAAGAGGGGAAGTTCGCaagtacatttttatattaaaatcagCAACTGCTATGTGACTTAGATATAGAAAATGTTAAATATCTGTCTGTTCTAGGTAGAACTGACATGCTGAAGCACTGACCCAGCTCCCACATAGAAGAGTAACATTTATCAGTATAAGTACTCCAAAATTTATTTAGAAACCTAATATATTGAAAGGCAGTAGTTAGTTCATGGGCATctgtaacaaaaacaaaacaaaaagcccctgCAAACATTATTAGTTACAGTGGTTTCTaagaagaggaaattaaaacacagtCTATATGATTCATATGAAGAATAAAGATCGATGAACTTCTGCTTTACAAAGTGTATAAtgctatatttttaataaaattaatgctAGATTTTTACTTACTTGAAAAAGTACATTTATGATACTACTCTAAACTGAAGGATTGGTGTTGATAGCTACATTTTATACAGAGACATCCATAAATATGGCAAGTGAGGCTCATTCCTGACATTGATCTGAGGAACAATCTATAGTTAGGAAGGACAGTAAGTATATGGAGGAAGAAATTAAAGCCTGAAGATAAAATGAGGAAACGATAGTATGCTTACACAATAATGTGAATCAGATTGACTATCTACATCTGGAGTAAGAAACTACCTTACCCGGTAAAAAGAGCCACCACAAATCatctctcattttaaaaaagcaaagtagATATAGACAAGCTCATTTCAGGCTTCCATGTCTATGAAATTTAAACATATGAAATACAAGTTGGTTAAAATATTGCTAAGAATAGCACAAACAAGAAACAGTATTTCACTTATTACTCAATACAAGTTTTTACggaaaaaaatggtgaaacAACCAGATCTTGCTGTATTCAaagtatttatatacacatCTAACAGTCCAGAAGTTACTTGTTGTGGACTTATTTTAAGTACTTTCATAACACACTGTCCCTTACTGCAAAACAGCCAAAACTGCATTCAGAACCCTAAAACTATTTtcataattaacattttaaagcattttatggCAGACAGGTGCATCCaaggttggttttcttttaagaatatGCAAACTGTATTAGTTACTGTAAAGATCTCTTTGCATTACTGTTCATACACAACTTGCCAACTTATGTTATGggtcatttatttaaatgttttcagaattttagaaaatccctctcctcaaaaaaaaaattatctgcccttcagtttttcattcttGAAACATGCTACTCCAACATAATTAGGAGTTAACTACATTCTCACTAAACCCCCACCTGTCTGCCCTATGGTGGAACTACTTGGTTTTAGGGATTACATTCCTGTGAGCCCAAGACCTGCATGTATTTAACAATAACGCTTAACCTGTCTAAAGTGCCTCCTTCTGAAGATTTCAAAGCAGTTCACTAACAGTTTTTTAAGTCTCACAACACCCCTGTGAGGTAAATATGGCATTATCACCAATTTACAGAACCAAGACTTTTGTGAATGCAGCACAATCACATGCAAGCATTCAGTTATCTACAAGGGCAGCTTCTTAACCTTCAGCCTTGAACAAAAGAACATTAGTGTTCCTGAAATACTCCAGTCTTAAAAGTTTGTATTAGCATTCCCATGGGGCTAGGGAGTGGGGGAGATTAAAGCAAAGTGCTAGGTAGATTGCCACTCTGCCACCTCAGACAAGTTGTTTTGGAGTGTTTATATAGATGGCTGGACTGGCTGAACCGTTTGCCACACTTTAAACAAGCATAAGGCTTTTCTCCTGTATGCACACGAATGTGCTTCTTACAGTCTGTTAGGGTCAAAAAAGTCTTGCAGCAGATCTTACAGGCATATTTACGAGCACCTTCAACAACCAAGACATTATGTTCAGATAAGGCCTTCTTACATTTTGAAAGAACATCTGCAGATGCCCTTGTCAACTGTGGTGGACCAGGTTGTGAAGGATGtccattttcaaaagaagtgGTCCCATTGATTAACAGCTGGGAACTGGAAGCATTATCTTGTAGCTGGGAGCTCCTGACAGAGGTCACAACAGGCATTTTGGGGGCTATGCGACGATAGCCAGGAAAGCTACTAGCTCCACCTCTTACAGATCCCATCACTGTCCTTGATGAAGAGTGCAGGCCCAAGCCTGACCTTGGAAAATCCATACCAAATTGTTCTGTAGCCCTGTATCCAGAAGTCTGTACACATGGAAGAGCCATTGCATCCTGCATTGGTCTAACAAAATGAGAGTCTGCAGACTCACTGAATGGATTCTCTACATGACAAACTGTAACAGAGGAATGACTACTAGCAGGCCCAGACTCTGGACTCAGTAGGTAAGAGGCATCACCATCCATTCTGCAGTCCCTTGTTGTATTCAGAATGTTATCATTGCTATTTTGACTTGCACCAAAGTTACCACCTCtgcttttattcagaaaatttGAGATACTGAAAGTGGACTTGTGTTCCAGGTTATTTGACACTTCCATAATATGGATGTCTCCCACCCTATCAGTACTAGACTGTGGGTCAGAAAAGCTACGATCACTGCTTTCAGGACTCAGTTCTATCTTCTCTGCACTCACCACTCCTCCTTCCACTTCAACAGACTCACTGCCTTCTGCTTGAGAAGTGACATCGCTCACTTCATCTTGAGGCTCTGGGGAACTCAAAGGCTCAGATTTAACCACCACCCCCGtgtgttctttttcatttagaCTGGCCTCCGGATTTTTGCACGggaagttgtttttttcagaagtagcTTCCTGACCAAAACTGGTTTCCACTTGTATAACCTGAGATGAGATGGATATTTGTGAAATGTTTCCTCCACTGTTGTCTGACTGGCTGGGCACTTGAGCATCTTCTTGAGCACCAAAAGACTGATCAAACATAATAGTATTATCCACTTGTTTATCAGTAACAGCATCAGCCTTAGAATTGTCCACATTCTTCAGTGAATCTGGTGAATAAAAGTCTTCTTGTGAATGAACTACTGACTGCCCACTCTCTGGAGTAACATCTGAAATGGACTCATCTACGGTAGGTCTGATTCGCTGTCTGGCCCGATCATCAGAAGACTGTTTACGCTTGTGGAGACGCCGGATAGGAAAGGTAGTACGTTGTTCTATGTTACTTCTGATCGATGAGCTCATGGTATTTAGTTGTTCTTCTGTGCTCTGAGTGGAATTTAACGCAGAGCTCACAATGCTCAGCCCAAGCTGCTGAAGCATGAAAGATCTTTGGATGCGTGCATTTTGCTCCTGAACTCTACCACTAGGTGGAGACATTGGTAGCGTCCTGGTAGTAAGGTAGTGTTTACAGGCTTTGACAACAGAGTTCAAATGTAGGTGAGAAGCAGCCAGCAAGACATCCATTACATTGCTCTCCCCAAGCATTAGTGTAGAAGTGTACATCATATCAATCAGGGCAGCAAAAGCTTCTGCTGTCACCACTTCACTGTCCAGCTGAATCATGTTCATAGTTTGATCACCCTCTGCTACAGTAAAGAGAGCACGGAAGTGTGTGCTACACGCTGCCAGAACAGAGCGATGGGCTTTGAAATGTCTGTTTCCCACCACAATAACACAGTCACAAAGTTGGTCATGAAGCCTCTGGTAGTTTAGCTGCTGAAAGACTTGCTCGAAGTGTCCTGGAAAATCCATGATTctataaaataaagcagaagcaaTAATGCTAAAAATGGATGAAGTTTGACTTAGATTACAGTGAgatcagttttgaaaaaaaaaagttgatggCTAAGAGACAGATGACCAAAAACTTACCTTAATTTCCCTGAGGACTATTAACTACTCAGACACTACCTCTGCCTTGGGAAGTCACTAACACTGAAATTACTGGAGGATTCGTTCCACATATTTGTTGTTATGGTTTTTAGTTTTACAATTCGCCTTGATATCTCCTGAAAGAGTTTTaggacacattttttttttcaaatgtcagaATGATTTATTCTCAAGAATAAGAGGATCAgcattttttctcttaatatttTGATTATAAACTTGAAAGAACCATTAATAGAGGGTGTGCTTAGTAAATGTCTGAATTATTAACTTACATCACCATTTACTACTGGTGAGCAAGCAACCCTACTATATAGGAAGAAA includes:
- the LOC104324998 gene encoding zinc finger and BTB domain-containing protein 5 isoform X2, which gives rise to MDFPGHFEQVFQQLNYQRLHDQLCDCVIVVGNRHFKAHRSVLAACSTHFRALFTVAEGDQTMNMIQLDSEVVTAEAFAALIDMMYTSTLMLGESNVMDVLLAASHLHLNSVVKACKHYLTTRTLPMSPPSGRVQEQNARIQRSFMLQQLGLSIVSSALNSTQSTEEQLNTMSSSIRSNIEQRTTFPIRRLHKRKQSSDDRARQRIRPTVDESISDVTPESGQSVVHSQEDFYSPDSLKNVDNSKADAVTDKQVDNTIMFDQSFGAQEDAQVPSQSDNSGGNISQISISSQVIQVETSFGQEATSEKNNFPCKNPEASLNEKEHTGVVVKSEPLSSPEPQDEVSDVTSQAEGSESVEVEGGVVSAEKIELSPESSDRSFSDPQSSTDRVGDIHIMEVSNNLEHKSTFSISNFLNKSRGGNFGASQNSNDNILNTTRDCRMDGDASYLLSPESGPASSHSSVTVCHVENPFSESADSHFVRPMQDAMALPCVQTSGYRATEQFGMDFPRSGLGLHSSSRTVMGSVRGGASSFPGYRRIAPKMPVVTSVRSSQLQDNASSSQLLINGTTSFENGHPSQPGPPQLTRASADVLSKCKKALSEHNVLVVEGARKYACKICCKTFLTLTDCKKHIRVHTGEKPYACLKCGKRFSQSSHLYKHSKTTCLRWQSGNLPSTLL
- the LOC104324998 gene encoding zinc finger and BTB domain-containing protein 5 isoform X1, which translates into the protein MLWKFFYLDIKRSGLGDCRIMDFPGHFEQVFQQLNYQRLHDQLCDCVIVVGNRHFKAHRSVLAACSTHFRALFTVAEGDQTMNMIQLDSEVVTAEAFAALIDMMYTSTLMLGESNVMDVLLAASHLHLNSVVKACKHYLTTRTLPMSPPSGRVQEQNARIQRSFMLQQLGLSIVSSALNSTQSTEEQLNTMSSSIRSNIEQRTTFPIRRLHKRKQSSDDRARQRIRPTVDESISDVTPESGQSVVHSQEDFYSPDSLKNVDNSKADAVTDKQVDNTIMFDQSFGAQEDAQVPSQSDNSGGNISQISISSQVIQVETSFGQEATSEKNNFPCKNPEASLNEKEHTGVVVKSEPLSSPEPQDEVSDVTSQAEGSESVEVEGGVVSAEKIELSPESSDRSFSDPQSSTDRVGDIHIMEVSNNLEHKSTFSISNFLNKSRGGNFGASQNSNDNILNTTRDCRMDGDASYLLSPESGPASSHSSVTVCHVENPFSESADSHFVRPMQDAMALPCVQTSGYRATEQFGMDFPRSGLGLHSSSRTVMGSVRGGASSFPGYRRIAPKMPVVTSVRSSQLQDNASSSQLLINGTTSFENGHPSQPGPPQLTRASADVLSKCKKALSEHNVLVVEGARKYACKICCKTFLTLTDCKKHIRVHTGEKPYACLKCGKRFSQSSHLYKHSKTTCLRWQSGNLPSTLL